The following is a genomic window from Hemibagrus wyckioides isolate EC202008001 linkage group LG22, SWU_Hwy_1.0, whole genome shotgun sequence.
gtcacctgtccacgtgtgtgtgtttgtgtgtttgtatgtcacctgtccaggtgtgtgtgtgtgtttgtgtgtcacctgtccaggtgtgtgtgtgtgtgtttgtgtgtcacctgtccaggtgtgtgtgtgtgtttgtgtgtcacctgtccaggtatgtgtgtgtgtttgtgtcacctgtccaggtatgtgtgtgtgtttgtgtgtcacctgtccaggtgcgtgtgtgtgtttgtgtgtcacctgtccaggtgtgtgtgtgtgtgtttgtgtgtcacctgtccaggtgtgtgtgtgtgtttgtgtgtcacctgtccaggtgtgtgtgtgtgtgtttgtgtgtcacctgtccaggtgtgtgtgtgtgtgtttgtgtgtcacctgtccaggtgtgtgtgtgtgtttgtgtgtcacctgtccaggtgtgtgtgtgtgtgtttgtgtgtcacctgtccaggtgtgtgtgtgtgtttgtgtgtcacctgtccaggtgtgtgtgtgtgtttgtgtgtcacctgtccaggtatgtgtgtgtgtttgtgtgtcacctgtccaggtatgtgtgtgtgtttgtgtcacctgtccaggtgcgtgtgtgtgtgtttgtgtgtcacctgtccaggtgtgtgtgtgtgtgtttgtgtgtcacctgtccaggtgtgtgtgtgtgtttgtgtgtcacctgtccaggtgtgtgtgtgtgtgtttgtgtgtcacctgtccaggtgtgtgtgtgtgtgtttgtgtgtcacctgtccaggtgtgtgtgtgtgtttgtgtgtcacctgtccaggtgtgtgtgtgtgtgtttgtgtgtcacctgtccaggtgtgtgtgtgtgtttgtgtgtcacctgtccaggtgtgtgtgtgtgtttgtgtgtcacctgtccaggtatgtgtgtgtgtttgtgtgtcacctgtccaggtatgtgtgtgtgtttgtgtcacctGTCCAGGTGCGTGTGTGGGCCAAGCACACAGGTGGACAAGCAGTATGGAGGGAACAGGAAGCTTCACTCTGAGAGACAGAACTCCCTGAGCAGGAACCGGGATGGGGCCGTCTGTCTGAgcgtcctgaacacacacacacacagctaatgtCTTGGGTCTGAATGTATGAATATaggtaattgtgtgtgtgtgtgtgtgtatgcgtgttaCCTCCTGCCCCCTGAGCTGTGTAAGCTGTTGCAGTGTGGGGTAATCCGGACTGCCCATCTGCCTCCACACTTCATACGGGTTACTAACCACATTGTCCATGTAGCGCATCACATACATCACATCTGCAGCACACAGtttcaacatcatcatcacctctgagtgtgtgtgtgtgtggtacagctgaatgtgaaacagtgtgtgtgtgtgtgtaccggcgTGTGTGGGAGCTcctgtgatgttcagtgtgatggtgtCCGTGGTGTTGGACGTGGTGTTGTCTCTGCAGTTGTACAGGAGCACGGCACTCTGCCAgctgtcagcagtgtgtgtgtgtgtgtgtgtgagttggggTGTGTGTACGCTGGCCAGTACACCCACTGAACTCTCCTCCAAAGGGTCGCGTGTCACCATGGTAACGTTCACCTGCTGCTCACCTGCACAGGATAAAGAAACACCttgttatgtgtatgtgtgtgtgtgagacagagagaacaaaGTAAGTACAATAACCTAGCAGGGCGAGCAGGCCCATGGCGGTCAGGACGGGTTTGCGGATTAGCTGgacgtgaggtgtgtgtgtgttgttgatctGGAAGCGGGCGGTTAGCGTGCGCTGGGTGAACTGGTGTGGATGGTAACTCAGGAAGGCGTTGTCGTTGCTCAGTAGTGTGAAGTTGATGGTGTTGTTCACGTCAGAAATGAGCAGGTCCTGGTGCTGAgagatcacctacacacacacgcatgcacatgcacacacgcacacacacgcgcacacacacacgcacacacacacgcacacacacacacaactaaattTGGACCCACAGTGAGGCCTCATGGTGATCAGgtgatcctctctctctctgaactccTGAAGCAGTGTAACCTGAACACTGAGCTCATCTGGAATCTTCTCACCAGCACATGGAGCTGAAATCTGAAGGCGGAGTGTGTACCTTGATCACCATGGCAGCGTAGGTGACATCAGCGCGCCAGGCGAGAGGCTTGTTCCAGCCGACCAGCGGATCGGCCTCATCATTATACACAGGAAATGAACGGAACAGAGGGAACCGCCGCTGGATCTCCTGCATGGTGTCAATCAACTGCTGTAGGATTGGAAGTGTACCACCTccaccctgtaacacacacacacacacacacacacacacaatcaatcaaaTGCTCCAGGACTGGTAAAGCACTATCTTctatctataacacacacaccttcttgtGCAGGGCGATGTAGTGgaggctgtgtgtgtcagtgtgtgtgttgaggtgtgtgtcagtgtgtgtgtgtgtgtggtggcagtGCTGCAGTAAGGCCCAGCAGTATggagagtgaggaggagtgtgacACGAGTCCCCCGGACCACCGAGCCTCAGAGACACACTGGCGTTACGCAGACCGGCCAAACAGGCGTCATAGTAGTTCAGGAACCctgagaaagaaacacacacacacacacacacacacattactgaatTGATACACGcccatttctctttatttttcatcGGGTTTATGTTTCCTTCGTTACCCTGGATCGTCATGGTGACGTTGTCGAAGTCGTGATTGTTCGGCTCGTTCCACGTCTCAAAGTTCCACCGGGACACGACGTCCAAGCCGTACTtctctaaatacacacacacacacattgttgcATGACACACCACACCCTCCTGGAGATCAGAGGTCACTCTGTGTTCTTCCTCTGGGTCTCACCGATgtatctctgagctgtgaggtAAACCAGACGCTGCCACTCGGACACCTGAGTCTTGTTCTCAAAGTCACTGAAGGAGTTTTGGACGCTGCCCATCAGCTCAAAGCCtgcaggaaaaacacacacacacacacacacacacacacacacacacgcacgcacgcacacgcacacacacacgcacacacacgcacacacacacgcacacacacacgcacacacacacgcacacacacacacacacacacgcacgcacgcacacgcacacacacacgcacacacacacgcacacatgcacacgcacacacacgcacacacacacgcacacgcacacacgcacacacgcacgcacacacgcgcacacacgcacacgcacacgcacacacacacacgcacgcgcacgcacgcacacgcacgcacgcgcacacacgcgcacacacgcgcacacacacgcgcacgcacacgcgcacgcacgcacacacgcacgcacgcacacgcacacgcacacacacgcacgcacaaacacgcacacacgcacacagacacacacacgcacacacacacacacgcacacagacacacacacacacacacacacacacgcacacgcacacagacacacacacacgcacacacacacagacacaaacacgcGCACAACGCACGCGCACaacgcacgcgcgcgcacgcacacacacgcacgcacacgcacgcacacacgcgcgcacgcacacacacacgcacgcgcacgcacgcgcacacacacacgcacgcacacacgcgcgcacacacacgcgcacgcacacacacgcacacacacgcacgcacacacacgcacgcacacgcacgcacgcacacgcacgcacgcacacgcacacacaaacacgcacacacgcacacagacacacacacacgcacacacacacacacacgcacacgcacacagacacacacacacaaacacgcgcacAACGCACGCGCACaacgcacgcgcgcgcacgcacacacacacacgcacgcacacacgcgcgcacacacacgcacgcacgcgcacacgcgcacgcacacacacacgcgcacgcacacacacagacacacgcacacacgcgcacgcacacaaacacgcacgcacgcacgcgcacacacacgcacgcacgcacgcgcacacacgtacgcacacacacacacacgcaaacgcacgcacgcacacaaacacgcacgcacacacgcacgcacacacacacgcacgcacgcacacacacgcacacacacacacgcacgcacacgcacacgtgcgcacacacacacacacacgcacgcacacgcacgcacacacgcacacacacacgcgcacacacagattAAGGACAGGTATCGGGGTAAGTGAGTGTAAGGTGTGAGGAGGGTCAGGGGTCTCACCGGGCTGCAGGCCGTTCTGCCACAGCAGCTCCATCAGATCATCCAGGTGTGTGAAGTTGTAGTGATATTCACCATTTAcaatcctgaacacacacacacacgcacccacacacacgcacccacacgcacccacccacacgcacacacacccacacgcatgcacacacacgcacacacacacgcacacccacacatacacacacgcatgcacacacacacacacacacacacacacacacacatacacacacacagcttgggATTATTTAAGCAGCTTTAATGATATACAATAACCATGAACTAAAGTGTACAATCCAGTGTTCTAACAGTGTAATGGTCAGAGACATCCTGCAGGAGTGTGCTGACcgtaacatctcacacacacacacacacacactcaccgtgTGGTCACCAgctccagcagccagtggatCCTCACCTGCTGCAGGCCGGCATGGGGCACCGAGCCCAGCAGAGCCAGGTTCAGCTGCTCATCTTTACTCAGGTCATACAGGTGAGCACTGGTGTGTGGCTGAGgagggctacacacacacacacacacacacacacacacaccacacacacaccacacacacaccacacaccacacacacacacaccacacacacacacacacccacacacacacacacacacaccacacacacacacacaccacacccacacacaccacaccacacacacacacacacacacaccacacacacaccacacacacacatacacaatacacaccctacccaccacacacaccacacccacaccacacacaccacaatacaccacacacacacacacactcacacacacatacacaataccaATATAAtaccacacacacgccacacacctacaccaccacacacacacacacacacacacaccacaccacacaccacactgcctAATACCTCCCACACACCCTCCTGCTCAatccacacaaatacactcacaccacaatacacaacacgcctcctcctcctgccaCCACACAAAATAATACCTCcacaatacactcacacacactcacacacacacacacacacacacgccttcctccacaccacaccacaataatacactctacacacacacactcacacaataccACAATGACACAAtgacataccacacacacatcaccacacgcCATCATCATAACACACGCCACACCAATACACGCCACAATTACCACAATAAATAATacgccacacacatacacaccacacacaatacacacacaacacacacacgccattaCGCACACTCACAATAATATATACACGCATATCACCAATAATACACATAcgccacaataataataatacacacgaccacacatcacacaatatacGACGCCACAATAcgcctgtcacacacacacacacacacacacacgcaccacacacgCTACGCACACTGACACAATAATACACGCACCTgcactggcacacacacactacctacacgcacgcacacacacacacctgcacaccacgcacaccacacaccacacacgcatcaccacacacgcactcacacacaccacacacacacacacacacgacgcCACACACTTgccactcaccacacacaccacacaatacacacaccacacacacacacaccacacaccacacacacacgcacacacacacatacacacccacacacacaccacacaccacacacaatcaccacacacacacgcaaagacACACGCCaatacctcacacactctacacacacatgccacacacacacacaccacgcacaTACACCATTAGcacagtataccacacacagcacatactACATGGGATGTGAAGTCagatatatgtgtatatgtgcagaCCTCAGACAGTTCTCATGATTTAATTACAGTCAGACGtgtacactggagactcctcccattCATCTACATCTTATTTATAACTcccactggagactcctcccattCATCTATATCTTATTTATAACTcccactggagactcctcccattCATCTACATCTTATCTATAACTCCACAACTCCTCCACATTCATCTACATCTTATTTATAACTCCCACTGAGACTCCTCCCATTCATCTACATCTTATTTATACTAATACACCCATGGAGCTCCTCCATTCATCTACATcttatctatacacacacactggacacacacattcatctacATTTTATCTataactcaccacacactcacacaccattcactacacactatacactcacattAAACTCCTCCCATTCATCTACATCTTATCTAtaactcacactggagactcctcccaaTCGTCTACAtcttacgcacacacactggagactcctcatTCATATCTTATCTAtaactcacactggagactcctcccattCATCTACATCTTATCTATAACTcccactggagactcctcccattCATCTACATCTTATCTATAACTcccactggagactcctcccattCATCTACATCTTATGTAtaactcacactggagactcctcccattCATCTACATCTTATCTATAACTcccactggagactcctcccattCATCTACATCTTATCTATAACTcccactggagactcctcccattCATCTACATCTTATCTATAACTcccactggagactcctcccattCATCTACATCTTATCTATAACTcccactggagactcctcccattCATCTACATGTTATCTATACCACATCAACAGGCAcaattttagatagatagatagacagacagacagacagacagacagacagacagacagacagacagacagtcacgGTGGCTACAGTCAGTTTAGTTTGGAGattagtttattattagattagatttattatcgGTGTAGAATAATGATCAGAACTCTAACTGATTTTGTGGGAAATAAGCCtaatgtttagtgtgtgtgtatgtgtgtgtgtgtgtatatgtttgtgtgtatgtgtgtatatatatgtgtgtatgtgtgtgtgtgtgtatgtgtgtgtatgtttgtgtgtgtatgtgtgtattgtgtgtgtattgtgtatcatgTAGTGTAagcatgtgtattgtgtatggtgtgcagtagtgtgtgtgtatgtatatatgtagactgtgtgtgtgtgtagtgtgtatagtgtgtgtgtatgtgtgtgtgtgtgtgtgtatagtgtgtgtatgtgtgtatattgtgtatatgtgtgtgtgtgtgtaagactatatgtgtgtattgtgtgtgtatgtgtgtatatatgtgtgtattgtatgtatatgtgtgacaGTGCATGTTatatgtgtggctgtgtgtgtgtatgtgtgtgtgacagtgtatgtgtgtgtatatgtatggtgtatgtgtgtgtgtgtgtgtataatagattgtgtgtgtatagacatgtgtatgtgtgtgtatgtgtgtagatgtgtgtgtagacatgtgtgtgtgtagatcacagtgtatgtgtgtatattgtgtgtgatgtatggtgtgtagacatggtgtgtgtatgtgtgtgtatatatgtggtgtgtgtgtgtgtagacaggtctgtgtgtgtatatgtgtgtgtggttgtatatatgtgtgtgtggtatgtgtgtgtatatatgtgtgtgtgtgtgtgtgtatatgtgtgtgtatgtgtgtatattgtagtgtagacagtgtgtgtgtgta
Proteins encoded in this region:
- the idua gene encoding alpha-L-iduronidase isoform X1 produces the protein MVSVMVSVSVCALITALFITSLSSGRSTHVQVLVRADQPVRNLIHFWRSTGFCPPQPHTSAHLYDLSKDEQLNLALLGSVPHAGLQQVRIHWLLELVTTRIVNGEYHYNFTHLDDLMELLWQNGLQPGFELMGSVQNSFSDFENKTQVSEWQRLVYLTAQRYIEKYGLDVVSRWNFETWNEPNNHDFDNVTMTIQGFLNYYDACLAGLRNASVSLRLGGPGDSCHTPPHSPYCWALLQHCHHTHTHTDTHLNTHTDTHSLHYIALHKKGGGGTLPILQQLIDTMQEIQRRFPLFRSFPVYNDEADPLVGWNKPLAWRADVTYAAMVIKVISQHQDLLISDVNNTINFTLLSNDNAFLSYHPHQFTQRTLTARFQINNTHTPHVQLIRKPVLTAMGLLALLGEQQVNVTMVTRDPLEESSVGVLASVHTPQLTHTHTHTADSWQSAVLLYNCRDNTTSNTTDTITLNITGAPTHADVMYVMRYMDNVVSNPYEVWRQMGSPDYPTLQQLTQLRGQEDAQTDGPIPVPAQGVLSLRVKLPVPSILLVHLCAWPTHAPGQVKGLRFVSITKGQVLIVWKDRDVGTKSDHHECVKTYEVEFSRDGVTFQRINFRDTVFTSHTFSPESLDVCGFYRVRAVDFWGRAGQYSPTERYTEFC
- the idua gene encoding alpha-L-iduronidase isoform X2, translated to MVSVMVSVSVCALITALFITSLSSGRSTHVQVLVRADQPVRNLIHFWRSTGFCPPQPHTSAHLYDLSKDEQLNLALLGSVPHAGLQQVRIHWLLELVTTRIVNGEYHYNFTHLDDLMELLWQNGLQPGFELMGSVQNSFSDFENKTQVSEWQRLVYLTAQRYIEKYGLDVVSRWNFETWNEPNNHDFDNVTMTIQGFLNYYDACLAGLRNASVSLRLGGPGDSCHTPPHSPYCWALLQHCHHTHTHTDTHLNTHTDTHSLHYIALHKKGGGGTLPILQQLIDTMQEIQRRFPLFRSFPVYNDEADPLVGWNKPLAWRADVTYAAMVIKVISQHQDLLISDVNNTINFTLLSNDNAFLSYHPHQFTQRTLTARFQINNTHTPHVQLIRKPVLTAMGLLALLGEQQVNVTMVTRDPLEESSVGVLASVHTPQLTHTHTHTADSWQSAVLLYNCRDNTTSNTTDTITLNITGAPTHADVMYVMRYMDNVVSNPYEVWRQMGSPDYPTLQQLTQLRGQEDAQTDGPIPVPAQGVLSLRVKLPVPSILLVHLCAWPTHAPGQVKGLRFVSITKGQVLIVWKDRDVGTKCVKTYEVEFSRDGVTFQRINFRDTVFTSHTFSPESLDVCGFYRVRAVDFWGRAGQYSPTERYTEFC